From one Azospirillum ramasamyi genomic stretch:
- a CDS encoding Maf family protein, with protein sequence MSSPLLVLASGSRTRAAMLEQAGVSAVLDKPLVDEDEVKAAGRAEGVPAEAVAEALAELKAQRITRRHPGALVIGADQMLECEGRWFDKPADRAAARAQLLDLRGKTHRLVSCAVVVRDGERIWHKVDSARLTMRNFSESFLDDYLDRVGDDVLHSVGAYQLEGLGAQLFQRVEGDFFTILGLPLLPLLGFLRVHGVGRE encoded by the coding sequence GTGAGTTCGCCCCTGCTGGTGCTGGCATCCGGTTCGCGCACGCGGGCGGCGATGCTGGAGCAGGCCGGGGTCAGCGCCGTCCTCGACAAGCCGCTGGTCGACGAGGACGAGGTGAAGGCCGCCGGCCGCGCCGAGGGCGTGCCGGCCGAGGCCGTCGCCGAGGCCCTGGCCGAGTTGAAGGCGCAGCGCATCACCCGCCGCCATCCGGGCGCGCTGGTGATCGGCGCCGACCAGATGCTGGAATGCGAAGGCCGCTGGTTCGACAAGCCGGCCGACCGGGCGGCGGCGCGTGCGCAGCTGCTCGACCTGCGCGGCAAGACCCATCGGCTGGTCAGCTGTGCCGTGGTGGTGCGCGATGGCGAGCGGATCTGGCATAAGGTCGACAGCGCCCGCCTGACCATGCGCAACTTCTCCGAATCCTTCCTCGACGACTATCTGGACCGCGTCGGCGACGACGTGCTGCACTCGGTCGGGGCCTATCAGCTGGAAGGGTTGGGGGCGCAGCTGTTCCAGCGGGTCGAAGGCGACTTCTTCACCATCCTCGGGCTGCCGTTGCTGCCGCTGCTCGGATTTCTGCGCGTGCATGGAGTGGGCAGGGAATGA